GCTCTCTCGCCACCTTCGTTTACGAGCATCAAAAGTTTTCCGTTATTGAAATTGATACTACATTCAGTAAAAGCGAATCTTTGCATGTCCCGGTTTAAATGATCTGTGACTAACTTTTCATATCTTTTTTCTCGCAAACTCCGCTGAAATTCACTTATCCCGTCTTCAAAAAGTCCTAAGGCTGCTTTGATTTCGTCGTCATCCGGTGAAACCATAAGAGATCGAATTTCCGAAATTGTGGATCCCCGCACTAATGCCTCAGAGATTTGTTCACGGTACATCCGAGTAATCAAGTCATAGGCTTTTCCGGTTCTTTCTCCATTCTTATTGTAAATCGCAAGCCACTCGGCGCCTTTCGCCTGTGCATAGAGCAACGCGTAAGACTGCTCGCGAGTAAGTCCGGTCCGCTCTATTAATTCGTCAATGTTATCGAGTCCCGGAAGATTATACGATTTCGCTTTTTCGGAGAATTCCGGAATAGTCATTTGTTTTAACTCGTCAGGGTCCTCCCCTTGTCCGAGCATGTACTGGGCAATATATCCTAGGATTGAAGCCTTATCTCTCTCTTGCTTGTAAATTCGATTCCAATCTTGTGCAAGGAAATCAAAGACACCTTTGTCAGCGTCTTCTAATTCATCTCTTGAAACTACTCCCTCTGGAAATTGAAGTCTTTGTGTTTTTGTAATTCGTTCACGTTTGTATTCTTCTCCTATGGGAAGAGTTACATTGATACTTTTGCCAAAGAACCGAGGTCTGTCCAATAGAGACCCGAAAAATTTCCTTCGAATCGATCCAATCGCATCTTTCCAGTTTGCTTTTTGAATTTCAATTTGGATAGCACTGGAAGAATTCCCAAGTAGTAACCATTGCAATGTTAAGAAATAAGAGAGCCACACATACTGTAGTTCTCTCAGCACTCTATATTCTGAAAACGGGGATTCCCGTTGCATCTTTGAGGATCTTAAAGCTTATTATTCTTACGAAGCAGAGTCTCTATTTTCCAACCAATTATTTGTAATCGCGAGTCCCGATCTTGCCCCGCGACCACTGAAGAAACAACACTGTCGTCTATAGATTGCCTTTCCATTTCAGAAAGTTGCATTATAGCTTTTGCTAAATTCGTATCATTTGGGAATGGAATTCTTTCCCCCTTCCCTTTTCTTATCATTGTGTTTGGATAATTTCTCTGAATCTCCGTTTCTTTTGAAAGTGGAGTTTCTATTTCGTCATGCAATTCAATTTGGGATAAAGAACTTTCAGACATTTCTTTCCTCATTTAAGCTCAATTTTCCTAATTATGAAATATGACCCTCGTATCGGTTCGTTTGGTAAAAAGTAAGTTTACATTCTTGATAAAATTTCTTAGGGTTTACCTAAGTATAATCCTGGGTCTATTCCCATTTTACTTAACCGTTCTGAGCGAATGTCTGAAAGAGATTTCGATTTTCTCTGCTTTTCTTCCTTCATCTTTTCTAGCTCTTTTGTGATAATCCTATTTTTATTCCCGACAATCCGTAGTGCAAAATATCTCAATGCGTCCAGTGCGTGATCTAAATATTTCACCGGAGTTTCTTTTGGATTTTTTCCTTCCTTTACGGGCTCCCAAGAATAAATAGATAGCTCTTCGATTATATGGACACAGCTTCGGAATATTCTTAATTTTACTCCCTTTGTTGAGAAGAGAAGTTTTAAGACTGCTTGAATCCCAGTAGAGACATCCTTGTCGGCTGCGATTGTCGGAAATCCGCATTCTGCCATTGTCGCACGATCTTCCGCATCGTGATCGGACACTATAAACAGGTTTGGTTTTCTATTCTTCTTTAGCTCTTCGCAGTGCGCCCGAACTGTTTTTTCTCTTACGTAATATTCATCCGCTATATACCAAGTTTCATTCGACTTATCGAAGTATAACCAAAGAAATACAAAAGGATTCGTATACCCAAAGTCGACAGCACCAGCACAATCCCAAGTCTTCGGAATTGCAAAAGGCTCTACAATTGCAGTTTCAAAGCTCGCATATACAAGTCCTTCGGTGTCAACCCACTCCCCGAGATAAAGTCGATCCCTTTCGACTCCGCTTAACTCCGAGAGCATTTCCTTATATTCTTCAGGAACGAACGGATTATCTAAAGGAGTCCAATGTCTCCTTGCAATTCTCTCCAATCGATTGCGAATAAGAGCTTCACCTGTCTCAGGATCTTGTCTTAGGACAAAATATCGATAGATCCAATGAAATCGATTCCGTGGATTACAATCCACGACCATTTTATTTGTGAGGCCCTCTCTAACATGCGAGAGCCTTGTTTTCATTTTTTGGTACGTTGCGAATGAAAGCTGAGTAGCCTCATTCAAGAAGATGGTGTTGAACTCGGTCCCCATAATTTTCTCAACCCGATCGGAGTCGTCGAGGCCGGCCGCGTATATCTCTGCACCGTTTGAAAATTGAATGAGGAATTCTGTTTCGTTTAATTCGTAGTCTCTTCCACGAACAAAACCCATGTCCTTTAAGCAAGGTAGAAGAGTTTGTCTCCAAACAGAAATTCGAAGATGATTTAATCTGTACCTAGCGATTAAATGTCTTGAACCAGGACTTAGCCAAGCCCTTGAAACGATCGCTTTTACTATAAGATAAGTTTTACCGCTTCTTGCACCTCCATCATAGCAAATCTCTTGGACTCGACCGCTCTGCCAATCCTCGAGTAATGCAGTGATTTGTTTTGTTGAAAAATATTTAGAAAGGTTTGTTTCTTCTTGTACCTCAGGGGCAATTAGCTCAGTCTTTCTCTGCTTCTTTGTCTGAGTTTTTCCCGGCACGGATCACCTTTTCCACCGCAGCAGGACTAATCCCAACCATTGTCAGTACTTGTAGTATGGGTCTTGTTGACTCTCCCTGAAACTCTGGAACATCCTTAATAGAATCCGCTTCACCAAGTGATCGTAATCTTCGGTTCCAAGCATCACGCCAAAGTTTTCCAAGAGCCGCAAGTTGTGCGTATGGTATTGTGATTGTCTCGCGTCCATTATCATCGGTGGAAATTTTAGTCTGCCAGTTGGCTACATTTCGAAACTCGATCATGCACTTAAAAATGATTTCTCTTGCTTCCTCGTTCATTTCAGCAAGAGCTTGGGCTTTTGAGTCCGAGATAATTTCAGCGAATTTTTCCTCGCTTTTTCTCGTAATGTCCCGCCTCTTCTCATTCCATTTATGTGTTCGAATATAATGGTCTAATTGTTTGTACGTAACATTGTGCCGGGAACAGATTTCCTCTCGGGTAAAACCTTTTAAATAATCCGCTTTGGCCTTCTCTAAACCTTTAGGATTTAATGCTTTAGATTTAACTTTGTTTGGTTTGGAAGGCATTCTCCGGTAAATTCATCTTATAATTTAAGTGGAAAGATTATCGACCGGACGGAAATCTAAAGTCCTCACGTAAGAGCATTTGAATTCTCTCTTTCAATTCATCTTCATTAAAGAATGAAATTTCTTCATCTATTTGGTTTTTGGCATTGGAAATTAAATCCTCCGCTTTAACCGCAAAGAACTCGTCCTCTCCAAAAATACGAAATGTGCAGGGAGTCATTACACCAGTTGCCTTCAGGTGAATTTCTCTAAGTTTCAATAAGCTTCTAAAAGCTATGAAACCAAATATTAAAGAAGTAAGAATTGAGAGAACCAAAAAGGAAACTATGGTATAAGCAAATAGATCTTGCATGATCTGAATCTAAAAAGTAGTCAAATTGTTCCCTGCAAATTCGTATTCGAATATTTAGAAATTTTTGGGATTTATTCGCCTCCCCTTCTCTTTTCAATATATTCTTCGCAAACCTGGCATATATCATTTAATAGTGCATTAGTGCATTCCCATTTACCTCCTTCTAATTCTGCAAAATAGCTTTGAGAATAACCTAATAATTGAGCAAGTTGCAACTGAGTAAGCTTTGCTTCCTTTCTTAGCTCTTTAATTCGGCCGGCAGTTTCTAAGTTTGCTTCTTTGTAATTTTTTTCAAACCAGACAGATTGAGCAGCCTCCGCCGCTTCTCTAACAACTTTCTTAAAAGTCCCAGGTCCAAATTTGTATTCTATATTCTTTCCGTGAACTTGTAGCTCGAATCCATTTGCTCCCATATCCGATACATTGATCCGGACATTCTTTATTCTCTTCTTATCCCAAAGTTCTCTAAGTTGCTCAATAGTTAAGTCGTGGGCTGCCCCTTTTCGGATCTTTTTTAAATCGGATTTTAATGTGGCTGTTGAAATGCGAGTTTTTCTAGATATTGCAACAAGGCGATTAAGAGTTATTTTTTTACCTTCATAAAATTCCGGACACACTTCTTTATATATACGCAACCGCATGTTGAAGACTAGTTGTATTCGTCCCGCATTCCTAGAAATCAAATACGAAAGTTCATCCTTAGGACTTACCAAATATCCAGGACACATCTCCCAACCGAGTAATCGAATTGCTCGCACCCTGGTTTCTCCAGATAGTACCATATACTTATTTCCGGGTGTTGGCTTTACCGAGATTGGTTCTTGAAGACCATTTATTCGAATGTCTTCAGCTAAAGACGTGATTGTCTCTTCCGATTTTATCCCAAATAGTTCTTCATTCTTTGGATGGAAGTAAAGCGAGTTTAGAGGTAAGGCAACAGTAAGCCGAGTTCTTTCGCCATTTTCGATTTGAGGAAGTTTAATTTCTTTCGAAGCTTGCACCCTTTCTAATTCTAAAAGGGAACATTTTTAGTCCTGAAATCTGTATCTTGCCGATTGAATTTGTTTAGGGAGTCTTTTCTATTTCTCTAAGATATTTTTTAATTCTTCTTCGAGCCATTCTTGCATACTTTGGGTTAAGCTCAATTAGCAAGTAATCTCGACCATGTTTTTTGGATGCGAGGGCCGTGGTTCCAGCGCCACCAAAAGGATCTAAAATTAAGGCAGGCTTGATCGGTGCTTTGTGAGTACAACCTCTCTTCCAAAGCCATTCATCCAATTTTCGTTTCTTTCGAATATATGGAGCTCCGCATTTTGAACAAACGCCTTTTTCAGAGGTAGAAGCCCTAACACACGGCTCGATTAAATCTATCGGAAATGTTGCGAAGTGCGCTTCTTTAAATCGTTTCGTAGTTACAGTCCAAACTGATCTCTTATTTCGTGTTTCTAAAACTGTCTTAAAGTTCGTTTGATACTTAGTATTTGCACTCTTAATCCGACTTCTTTTTGCCGCTAATGATTTCGGCCGGAAACTT
This region of Leptospira andrefontaineae genomic DNA includes:
- a CDS encoding ParB N-terminal domain-containing protein encodes the protein MQASKEIKLPQIENGERTRLTVALPLNSLYFHPKNEELFGIKSEETITSLAEDIRINGLQEPISVKPTPGNKYMVLSGETRVRAIRLLGWEMCPGYLVSPKDELSYLISRNAGRIQLVFNMRLRIYKEVCPEFYEGKKITLNRLVAISRKTRISTATLKSDLKKIRKGAAHDLTIEQLRELWDKKRIKNVRINVSDMGANGFELQVHGKNIEYKFGPGTFKKVVREAAEAAQSVWFEKNYKEANLETAGRIKELRKEAKLTQLQLAQLLGYSQSYFAELEGGKWECTNALLNDICQVCEEYIEKRRGGE
- a CDS encoding PBSX family phage terminase large subunit → MAPEVQEETNLSKYFSTKQITALLEDWQSGRVQEICYDGGARSGKTYLIVKAIVSRAWLSPGSRHLIARYRLNHLRISVWRQTLLPCLKDMGFVRGRDYELNETEFLIQFSNGAEIYAAGLDDSDRVEKIMGTEFNTIFLNEATQLSFATYQKMKTRLSHVREGLTNKMVVDCNPRNRFHWIYRYFVLRQDPETGEALIRNRLERIARRHWTPLDNPFVPEEYKEMLSELSGVERDRLYLGEWVDTEGLVYASFETAIVEPFAIPKTWDCAGAVDFGYTNPFVFLWLYFDKSNETWYIADEYYVREKTVRAHCEELKKNRKPNLFIVSDHDAEDRATMAECGFPTIAADKDVSTGIQAVLKLLFSTKGVKLRIFRSCVHIIEELSIYSWEPVKEGKNPKETPVKYLDHALDALRYFALRIVGNKNRIITKELEKMKEEKQRKSKSLSDIRSERLSKMGIDPGLYLGKP